A window of the Citrus sinensis cultivar Valencia sweet orange chromosome 9, DVS_A1.0, whole genome shotgun sequence genome harbors these coding sequences:
- the LOC102622988 gene encoding F-box protein At2g26160-like, which yields MTLVHPFSRLQLKLPSIETLVASDPYEHNRHCEEGCFITFILTKCVLSSSNPDSLQAMLLYGRDGNLGCARPGGQVWRKINTSNNAKHFVDAIYFQNQFYAINAFGQIFAVKDDDSTATRIAELPAEFIEDVVEYLYMVESEDGTLFVVSRRGVQVPPTHLGYLTEENTFRTLGFQVFEVDLSTNKWSKIQNLGNRSLFLGFNSSLSVDASSNSECKPNCIYFTDDFVDSYWYLAAEEYVEAGGKDTGIYNMENGSIEPFFETDPFHPFNPLMWLEQWS from the coding sequence ATGACTCTTGTGCATCCTTTTTCACGCCTTCAACTTAAACTGCCTTCCATCGAAACCTTGGTAGCTTCTGATCCGTATGAGCATAATCGGCATTGTGAAGAGGGTTGCTTTATTACTTTCATATTAACCAAATGCGTATTATCTTCGTCCAACCCCGATTCATTACAAGCCATGCTTCTTTACGGAAGAGACGGGAATTTGGGCTGCGCTAGGCCAGGCGGTCAAGTTTGGAGAAAAATTAACACGTCTAATAATGCTAAACATTTTGTTGATGCTATTTActtccaaaatcaattttatgcTATCAATGCTTTTGGTCAAATATTTGCCGTCAAAGATGATGACAGTACTGCTACAAGAATCGCGGAATTACCTGCCGAATTTATTGAAGATGTTGTGGAGTATTTGTATATGGTTGAGTCTGAAGATGGCACATTATTTGTGGTTTCAAGGAGGGGAGTACAAGTACCACCTACTCATCTAGGCTACCTAACGGAGGAGAACACTTTCAGAACGTTGGGGTTTCAGGTTTTTGAGGTCGATCTAAGTACTAATAAATGGTCGAAGATCCAGAATTTGGGTAACAGATCCCTCTTTTTGGGTTTTAATTCTTCACTGTCTGTTGACGCATCAAGTAATTCTGAGTGTAAACCCAATTGCATTTATTTCACTGATGATTTTGTCGACTCTTATTGGTACCTGGCCGCCGAGGAATACGTTGAAGCAGGAGGTAAAGATACTGGAATTTATAACATGGAGAATGGAAGCATTGAGCCATTCTTTGAGACAGATCCCTTCCATCCATTTAATCCACTTATGTGGCTTGAACAATGGTCTTAG
- the LOC112496006 gene encoding uncharacterized protein LOC112496006 yields MSAAARKAWFVAASIGAVEALKDQVGICRWNFIIRSVHQHAKNNLRSSLNQANKAISSSPASREIFNSNNFYNKAKKPEEKVKRVMDLSCWGPSTVRF; encoded by the coding sequence aTGAGTGCAGCAGCAAGAAAGGCTTGGTTTGTGGCAGCGAGTATTGGGGCTGTTGAGGCATTGAAAGATCAAGTGGGAATCTGCAGGTGGAATTTTATTATAAGGTCCGTGCATCAACATGCAAAGAACAATTTGAGGTCATCGCTCAATCAAGCCAACAAGGCCATCTCTTCATCTCCAGCTTCCAGGGAGatttttaatagtaataatttttataacaagGCGAAGAAGCCCGAGGAAAAGGTCAAAAGGGTCATGGATTTGAGCTGCTGGGGTCCTAGTACTGTTAGGTTTTGA
- the LOC102622184 gene encoding diacylglycerol kinase 1 isoform X1, with the protein MKNNNKRSFAGNQTEMRDKKGFFNSVASGSGTILRPLHDLLHRSSEEAAATPKSKILNNYYIPNYILVSGSEVQRSSLIPSCPVLVFINSKSGGQLGGKLLLTYRSLLNENQVIDLGEKAPDKVLHQLYVTLEKFKAAGDVFASEIEKRLRLIVAGGDGTASWLLGVVSDLKLPHSPPVATVPLGTGNNIPFSFGWGKKNPNTDQQAVLSFLEQVKNAKEMQIDSWHILMRMKAPKEGSFDPIAPLELPHSLHAFHRVSQKDKLNVEGHHTFRGGFWNYFSMGMDAQVSYAFHSERKLHPEKFQNQLVNQSTYLKLAGTQGWFLAPLLHPSSRNIAQMAKVKIMKKQGQWEELHIPRYIRSIVCLNLPSFSGGLDPWGKPFRKKLRERGLTPPYVDDGLLEIVGFRDAWHGLVLLAPNGHGTRLAQANRVRFEFEKGAADHTFMRIDGEPWKQPLPVDEDTVVVEISHLRQVNMLATPCCRSRSINDAPSPASIIDEDCESIEDESSEDWEERRKFGAADTFKIPEEVDITQLS; encoded by the exons atgaaaaacaacaacaaaagaagCTTCGCAG GTAACCAAACAGAGATGAGAGACAAAAAGGGATTCTTTAATAGCGTTGCCTCTGGTTCTGGGACTATCTTGCGTCCCTTGCATGATCTCCTACACAGAAG TTCAGAGGAAGCGGCGGCTACTCCCAAATCGAAGATTTTAAACAACTATTACATTCCAAATTACATTCTTGTATCTGGATCGGAGGTTCAAAGATCTAGCCTCATACCATCTTGTCCGGTGCTAGTGTTCATCAACTCAAAAAGTGGCGGCCAGTTGGGCGGGAAGCTTCTGCTCACTTACCGTTCCCTTCTTAATGAAAACCAG GTTATTGACTTGGGAGAAAAGGCACCTGATAAAGTGTTACATCAGCTTTATGTCACTTTAGAGAAGTTCAAGGCTGCAGGAGATGTTTTTGCttctgaaattgagaagaggTTGAGATTAATT GTTGCAGGCGGAGATGGTACGGCTAGCTGGCTCCTTGGAGTTGTTAGTGATCTAAAACTACCTCATTCACCTCCAGTTGCGACAGTGCCACTAGGAACAGGAAACAACATCCCGTTCTCATTTGGCTGG GGAAAGAAAAATCCAAACACAGATCAACAAGCAGTGCTATCGTTCTTGGAACAAGTAAAGAATGCAAAGGAAATGCAAATTGACAG CTGGCATATTCTCATGAGAATGAAGGCTCCTAAAGAAGGATCTTTTGATCCCATTGCACCTCTTGAACTACCTCATTCTTTGCACGCATTTCATCGTGTCTCTCAAAAAGATAAACTGAATGTG GAGGGCCATCACACATTTCGTGGGGGATTTTGGAACTACTTCAGCATGG GAATGGATGCTCAAGTATCATACGCATTTCACTCTGAGAGGAAGTTACACCCagaaaaattccaaaatcaaTTAGTTAATCAG AGTACTTATTTGAAGCTTGCTGGTACTCAAGGATGGTTTTTGGCTCCTCTATTGCATCCTTCTTCAAG AAACATCGCACAGATggcaaaagttaaaattatgaaaaagcaAGGCCAATGGGAGGAACTCCACATACCTCGCTA CATTAGGTCTATTGTCTGCCTTAACTTGCCCAGTTTTTCTGGTGGACTTGATCCTTGGGGGAAACCATTCAGGAAGAAACTACGTGAG agagGCTTGACTCCTCCATATGTTGATGATGGCCTGCTTGAGATTGTTGGTTTTAGAGATGCATGGCATGGGCTTGTATTGCTTGCCCCTAATGGACATGGAACTCGTCTTGCTCAG GCAAACAGAGTCCGTTTTGAGTTTGAGAAGGGTGCTGCCGATCATACATTCATGAGGATTGATGGAGAGCCATGGAAACAACCTCTCCCCGTTGATGAGGACACAGTTGTCGTAGAAATTTCCCACCTCCGCCAAGTGAACATGCTTGCCACCCCATGTTGCCGCTCGAGAAGCATAAACGATGCCCCTTCTCCTGCAAGTATTATTGATGAAGATTGCGAAAGTATCGAAGATGAATCTTCTGAAGATTGGGAAGAGAGGAGAAAATTCGGTGCAGCTGACACATTTAAAATCCCAGAGGAGGTTGATATAACTCAGCTTAGCTGA
- the LOC102622184 gene encoding diacylglycerol kinase 1 isoform X2, with protein sequence MRDKKGFFNSVASGSGTILRPLHDLLHRSSEEAAATPKSKILNNYYIPNYILVSGSEVQRSSLIPSCPVLVFINSKSGGQLGGKLLLTYRSLLNENQVIDLGEKAPDKVLHQLYVTLEKFKAAGDVFASEIEKRLRLIVAGGDGTASWLLGVVSDLKLPHSPPVATVPLGTGNNIPFSFGWGKKNPNTDQQAVLSFLEQVKNAKEMQIDSWHILMRMKAPKEGSFDPIAPLELPHSLHAFHRVSQKDKLNVEGHHTFRGGFWNYFSMGMDAQVSYAFHSERKLHPEKFQNQLVNQSTYLKLAGTQGWFLAPLLHPSSRNIAQMAKVKIMKKQGQWEELHIPRYIRSIVCLNLPSFSGGLDPWGKPFRKKLRERGLTPPYVDDGLLEIVGFRDAWHGLVLLAPNGHGTRLAQANRVRFEFEKGAADHTFMRIDGEPWKQPLPVDEDTVVVEISHLRQVNMLATPCCRSRSINDAPSPASIIDEDCESIEDESSEDWEERRKFGAADTFKIPEEVDITQLS encoded by the exons ATGAGAGACAAAAAGGGATTCTTTAATAGCGTTGCCTCTGGTTCTGGGACTATCTTGCGTCCCTTGCATGATCTCCTACACAGAAG TTCAGAGGAAGCGGCGGCTACTCCCAAATCGAAGATTTTAAACAACTATTACATTCCAAATTACATTCTTGTATCTGGATCGGAGGTTCAAAGATCTAGCCTCATACCATCTTGTCCGGTGCTAGTGTTCATCAACTCAAAAAGTGGCGGCCAGTTGGGCGGGAAGCTTCTGCTCACTTACCGTTCCCTTCTTAATGAAAACCAG GTTATTGACTTGGGAGAAAAGGCACCTGATAAAGTGTTACATCAGCTTTATGTCACTTTAGAGAAGTTCAAGGCTGCAGGAGATGTTTTTGCttctgaaattgagaagaggTTGAGATTAATT GTTGCAGGCGGAGATGGTACGGCTAGCTGGCTCCTTGGAGTTGTTAGTGATCTAAAACTACCTCATTCACCTCCAGTTGCGACAGTGCCACTAGGAACAGGAAACAACATCCCGTTCTCATTTGGCTGG GGAAAGAAAAATCCAAACACAGATCAACAAGCAGTGCTATCGTTCTTGGAACAAGTAAAGAATGCAAAGGAAATGCAAATTGACAG CTGGCATATTCTCATGAGAATGAAGGCTCCTAAAGAAGGATCTTTTGATCCCATTGCACCTCTTGAACTACCTCATTCTTTGCACGCATTTCATCGTGTCTCTCAAAAAGATAAACTGAATGTG GAGGGCCATCACACATTTCGTGGGGGATTTTGGAACTACTTCAGCATGG GAATGGATGCTCAAGTATCATACGCATTTCACTCTGAGAGGAAGTTACACCCagaaaaattccaaaatcaaTTAGTTAATCAG AGTACTTATTTGAAGCTTGCTGGTACTCAAGGATGGTTTTTGGCTCCTCTATTGCATCCTTCTTCAAG AAACATCGCACAGATggcaaaagttaaaattatgaaaaagcaAGGCCAATGGGAGGAACTCCACATACCTCGCTA CATTAGGTCTATTGTCTGCCTTAACTTGCCCAGTTTTTCTGGTGGACTTGATCCTTGGGGGAAACCATTCAGGAAGAAACTACGTGAG agagGCTTGACTCCTCCATATGTTGATGATGGCCTGCTTGAGATTGTTGGTTTTAGAGATGCATGGCATGGGCTTGTATTGCTTGCCCCTAATGGACATGGAACTCGTCTTGCTCAG GCAAACAGAGTCCGTTTTGAGTTTGAGAAGGGTGCTGCCGATCATACATTCATGAGGATTGATGGAGAGCCATGGAAACAACCTCTCCCCGTTGATGAGGACACAGTTGTCGTAGAAATTTCCCACCTCCGCCAAGTGAACATGCTTGCCACCCCATGTTGCCGCTCGAGAAGCATAAACGATGCCCCTTCTCCTGCAAGTATTATTGATGAAGATTGCGAAAGTATCGAAGATGAATCTTCTGAAGATTGGGAAGAGAGGAGAAAATTCGGTGCAGCTGACACATTTAAAATCCCAGAGGAGGTTGATATAACTCAGCTTAGCTGA